The following proteins come from a genomic window of bacterium:
- a CDS encoding C-terminal binding protein: protein MTDWLVVGVDGPETPSRDWSIERDLLEAAGATLLTAVCVSEEEAAAALRDADAGLVHTSPITEVTLDAASKCRALILGGVGHEHVDLELATERGIAVANVPDYCVEEVSDHALALLLALARGLLPLDASSRRGEWDHLGGGRLTRIRGCRLGLYGFGRIARRLADKARGIGLAVMAFDPYVNPSEMEDSSVTPAESLAQLLGSSGFVSLHTHQTPETENVINADSIRLMKPGARLINVSRGALIEERALYEALHSGHLAGAALDVMATEPFDIRSPLLGLDNLVVTPHAAWYSEQSGRELSRKMAGAAIQALRGKLPDHTINAQAEPRFSWLDS from the coding sequence ATGACGGACTGGCTCGTAGTGGGCGTTGATGGTCCCGAAACGCCTTCTCGGGACTGGTCGATCGAGCGCGACCTGCTCGAGGCGGCGGGCGCCACCCTCCTGACAGCCGTTTGCGTGAGCGAGGAAGAGGCGGCCGCAGCCTTGCGCGACGCCGACGCCGGACTCGTCCACACGAGCCCGATCACCGAGGTGACCCTGGACGCTGCCTCGAAGTGCCGCGCTCTGATCCTCGGCGGCGTCGGCCACGAGCACGTCGATCTGGAGCTCGCCACCGAGCGCGGCATTGCGGTCGCCAACGTGCCGGACTACTGCGTCGAGGAGGTGTCTGATCACGCCCTCGCGCTGCTTCTGGCCCTGGCCAGAGGCCTTCTCCCTCTGGATGCGAGCAGCCGCCGCGGCGAGTGGGACCATCTGGGCGGAGGCAGGCTCACGCGCATTCGGGGATGCCGGCTCGGTCTCTACGGATTCGGCCGTATCGCTCGCCGGCTCGCGGACAAGGCACGAGGCATCGGGCTCGCGGTCATGGCTTTCGACCCGTACGTGAACCCCTCCGAAATGGAAGACTCCTCGGTGACACCGGCGGAGAGCCTGGCCCAGCTTCTCGGCTCTTCGGGCTTCGTGTCGCTGCACACCCATCAGACCCCGGAGACGGAGAACGTGATCAACGCTGACTCGATCCGGCTGATGAAACCCGGAGCCCGGCTCATCAACGTGTCTCGCGGCGCCCTGATCGAGGAGCGAGCGCTCTACGAGGCCCTCCACTCCGGGCACCTGGCCGGGGCGGCCCTCGACGTCATGGCCACAGAACCGTTCGACATACGCAGCCCGCTTCTGGGGCTGGATAACCTGGTCGTCACGCCGCACGCCGCGTGGTACTCGGAGCAGTCGGGCCGCGAGCTGAGCAGAAAGATGGCCGGCGCAGCGATCCAGGCACTACGAGGGAAGCTCCCCGACCACACGATCAACGCACAGGCAGAGCCACGCTTCTCGTGGCTCGATTCGTAG
- a CDS encoding type II toxin-antitoxin system HicA family toxin, whose translation MGRRLGPVSRRNLVKRLRSFGWEGPRSRAGHSYMSKNGRKLTIPNDHGTDIRPALVAEILRQAGIARSDWLSRR comes from the coding sequence ATGGGTCGTAGACTCGGGCCAGTTTCGAGGCGCAATCTCGTCAAGAGGTTGCGCTCATTCGGGTGGGAAGGTCCAAGGTCGCGGGCGGGCCACTCGTACATGTCAAAGAACGGGCGCAAGCTGACGATTCCGAACGATCACGGTACGGATATACGCCCCGCTCTGGTTGCCGAGATCCTCAGGCAGGCGGGTATTGCCAGGTCTGACTGGCTGTCGCGTAGGTAG